A segment of the Oceanotoga teriensis genome:
TTGGTAGAGGTGGTTCTGATATTACAGCAATAGCTATAGCTGCTGCTTTATCTTTAGAATACGTAGATATCTATACTGATGTGGATTATGTATATTCTTGTGATCCAAAATTAGTTAAAAATCCTATAAAAAACAAATCATTATCTTATGAAGAAATGATTGAATTATCTTCATCTGGAGCAAAAGTGTTACATAATAGATGTGTAGAAATAGCCCATAAATATGATTTAAAAATTAATTTAAAAAATACATTCTCAAATAAAACTGGAACTATCATTCATGATAATATAGAAAAATCTTTTATCAGTGGTATTTCTTTATTAGAAGATAATTTTATTATTAATTTTGAAATAACCAATTTAAAAGATCTTTCAGATTTTTTTAAAATACTATCTGAAAATAAAATAAACATAAATATAGTATCTCAATCACTAAAAAACATATCTATTTCAATTAATAATAAGTATTACGAAAAGACAATTTCATTATTAAATACTATAAAATCCAATATTAATATATTAAATATTAATATTTATAAAAATTTATCAAAAATTTCTATTGTCGGAGATGGAATAAAAGACAATTATGGAATAATAAGTAAAATAATTAATACATTAAATCAAAATAAAATAAATATAAATATGATTTCTTGTTCTGAAATAAATATTTCTTTATTAATTGATAAAAAAAACATTTGTAAAGCTATAAATTTGCTACATTATGAATTAATAGAATCTGATCTCAAAAAACAGGAGGAAATAATATGAGAACATTTGATGAAATAAATAATAAAATAAAAAATGGTGAAGCTGTAGTATTAACAGCTATCGAAGTAAAAAATTTAATTGAAAAAGAAAGTATAGATAAAGTTTTTGAAAAAGTTGATGTTGTAACAACAGCTACATTTGGACCTATGTGTTCATCGGGAGCATTTTTAAATTTTGGTCATGCAAATCCTCCCATTAGAATGGAAAAAACCTTTATAAACAATGTAGAATCTTATTCTGGTATTGCAGCTGTAGATACTTATATAGGAGTTACACAAGAATCTAAAGTTAATAATAATTATGGAGGAGCTCATGTAATTTATGATTTAATATGT
Coding sequences within it:
- a CDS encoding aspartate kinase; protein product: MNIIVQKFGGTSMANKESIKLVVKKITQELTKNKKVITIVSAPSGITNYLQKLIEEMSPNPSNKELDLILSLGENISISVLSSILKNNDIKSSFVNPRDIDLITDNNFNNAKIKRIDINKIYDLLRLYDVLIIPGFQGISEKFEVITLGRGGSDITAIAIAAALSLEYVDIYTDVDYVYSCDPKLVKNPIKNKSLSYEEMIELSSSGAKVLHNRCVEIAHKYDLKINLKNTFSNKTGTIIHDNIEKSFISGISLLEDNFIINFEITNLKDLSDFFKILSENKININIVSQSLKNISISINNKYYEKTISLLNTIKSNINILNINIYKNLSKISIVGDGIKDNYGIISKIINTLNQNKININMISCSEINISLLIDKKNICKAINLLHYELIESDLKKQEEII